A portion of the Cryptomeria japonica chromosome 5, Sugi_1.0, whole genome shotgun sequence genome contains these proteins:
- the LOC131075546 gene encoding ATP-dependent DNA helicase RRM3-like, whose translation MSTVVKTNPFLVLAPTGVAAFNIQVTTIHAGLCIPIREMHPLTGQSLMTLQEQLKHIKYILIDEMSFLGPKLLLKIDSHLRQAFPDNQHEIFGGVSIILVGDLAQLPPVMDKPIYASHSATLILWHSFTTVVILDTIFCQQGASIRQQQFRTLLQNLRNAQALQNDWQFLMRQTNATLNIQQKKDFNSSIHLFATNESARLHNRKMLK comes from the coding sequence ATGTCTACAGTTGTCAAGACAAACCCATTTCTTGTTTTGGCACCAACAGGTGTTGCTGCATTTAATATACAAGTGACAACAATCCATGCAGGGTTGTGCATACCTATAAGAGAAATGCATCCTTTGACAGGGCAGTCATTAATGACATTGCAAGAACAATTGAAACATATTAAATATATTTTGATAGACGAAATGAGCTTTTTAGGCCCAAAATTACTACTGAAGATAGATAGTCATTTGCGCCAAGCATTTCCTGACAATCAACATGAAATCTTTGGCGGGGTGTCCATAATTCTTGTAGGTGATCTTGCTCAACTTCCCCCTGTAATGGATAAACCTATATATGCATCACACTCTGCAACCCTCATTTTATGGCATTCTTTTACTACTGTCGTAATATTGGACACTATTTTCTGCCAACAAGGTGCATCTATAAGACAACAACAATTTAGAACACTCCTTCAGAACTTAAGAAATGCTCAAGCACTGCAAAATGATTGGCAGTTTCTTATGCGCCAGACAAATGCAACATTAAATATTCAACAGAAGAAGGATTTCAACTCATCAATtcatttatttgcaacaaatgaatCTGCACGGTTGCATAACAGGAAAATgctcaaataa